GTTTCACTTTAGGGAGTAAAATATTTTCTATCAAAGATGACTTGTATGACTAAGGCTCAAACCCGATACCTTTGACGGTGAATTTGAAGAGTTATACGGTCTCCTTTTTTCACTTCCCCAGAAACTGAAGTTTCCCTGCACCAGATAATTGTTTATACTAATAACTACGTAGTAATATATTATTTACTTACCATTTTGGGTATTATTTTATCGTGATAAATTAAATGGTCATAGAAACACCACATTCACTTTGCCAACTCTTTATTACTATTATATTGGAGTTGATCAGTACCAAGATCATCTCGAATCCCATTTATGTATCAACAACCACTCGTGTAATGCATATATAATCTATATAGCTCgcttattataataataattaattaattatgaattCTAACCCGCCACAGCCAGAGTCATTTGGATACATAATTCGTTCTAGGTTAAGATTAGCACCATGTGCTTTACAGACTGTTCTTTATCGAACTTTTAAAGCTAGATATGCACTACTTTTTTATCGGCAAAAATGCTACATTATGACACAAGGTAGATATAAAAATTGAGATGAAAAGAacgaaaaaatcaaataaaataaaaaggaaagaataacACAGTCACAATCTCACAAAAGTCACACTCACATGAATAGCAATGGAAAATTGATTTTACCTCCTCAATATTTATATCAAATCAACtaatataaaatatttgattttAGTATATTACTCttaatattaaaatattttatttatatatacatcaaataaatATTTCCAAAGAGTATGAGAAACGTGGGAAGCTTAGAAAACGATTGGACAGTGTGAGTCCTAAAGCGTTACCCACAAATACAATCTTTAATTGGCTGAAGTGGGCaccaaaaatcctttcaaggaCGCTTTCTATCATCTAAAAGTTAAATGAAAATTTTTGATTACTAATTACAGTTTTGGATTATTTTAAAGTGCAtctttttctcctcttttttttttttggttcattTTAGTAGGTTATGTTGACAATAAGGAGATGTAGAATGTATATTTTGTGCATTGCAATAAACATATTATAGATTTTATGTACACTAAGATATAACTTTGAGACCAAGAAAACAATTAACAAAAATTATGACAAaagaaagataaaagaaaaactcCATTGGATTAAGTTATAAAATTTTGAGGTTGGAGTGTCTTGCTTCCATTTGTGCGTTGCTCAATCATATACGCCAATATAAAAGCTCCAATTGAAGAAtccaaagttttaaaaaaatggaaTCAATAATGGGACAACAATTTTCTTCGTGCTACATCAGGTATTATCGTTCAAGCATATCGTACAACACTTGTGTTGCACAAATTTCTCTGacatttggaaataatttagtttttttttggcgcgggagggggggggggggggggaggtttgTTGGTGATAAATCAAGCCAAGATAGTCTCCACTGTTACAATCTGTATTTATGCTATCATTTTGGACTATACGGCCGAACTTTATTCCTAATTATTCGGAAATTCGAGCATTATTCATTAATACAAAACGAGCAAAAAGTTGTTCCAACTTTAACTTAAGTAGCTCGAAAATCAAAATAGTAATGGAATTACAAATTGTAGGCTTCAGAAAATAATTAACTTGCAATTAAAGAATATAGAGTGTTCTCATCGTTTGAATTTAGGTCACTAATTAGAGGCTAAAAATATTTTTACCAAGAGTAAGAATTTACTTTTATCGTGTTTaaatcaaaatatactaattTATCACGATAACAAATTacgatattgtattattattattgttattatttttttgtataaatttACTTTGTTTAACTTATTTTTTTACGTTATTCTGATCATGATGATATGAGTTGAGCTTGATGATATGAATAAAGATTTGTATCACCGACCTCAACTTATTTGGATCgagatattgttattattattattattattattattattattattactaccgTATATGTAAAGACATTAATTATCGGGTGCCAATAAAATCTTACCTTATGAGAATGTAGTTCTTAGAGTACAAATTAAAGCGTTATGCATATTTCAGTTTTCAAATCAAATAAACATTTTCACTTTAAATAATCTTTTATTTTAACTTTAACCAAATATTGTTCAAGCGTCTCCTATATAAAGTAAGTTGTTTAAGGATATTATGTTAATATTGCAAGCAAGCCTTGTTATCCATGGTTGtaaaaatgaaagaacaaaaagaatctTCTATTATCCTACTGTGATTTGTTACTGTAAAATCCAAACCTTtccatttcctatatatataaatataaggaACAGCAGGTTCTTTAATTTTTGAAGTTAGTGAGGTTGGAGAGGGTAAACTGAGCAATcgctttctctttctctttcttaaTAGACAACAGCTACTAGTACTATGCCCAACTTCACTACTCTATATTGACTAGTAGTAGTAGAGTTTTTTGAGCTGAGAGAAAAACAAGAATCGTCTTTCATTTATAGCGAATTCAAAACAAACAACAGCCTGTATGTTACCTGTCTCTTTTCTACACTTGTAATATCCGCTTTCTTTTTTTTGTACCttaattttaaattctttttctttttctaaaatCTCATCTTGGGAGGTTCATTTTGAGGGGGAAAAGTGAAAAAGGTATTTTCTTGAAATATGATCAGGAATAATAGTTGTTTTTTTTAAtactttttttggtttttttttccctctcattattttgagttttgtGAAAATGGGCTTttgttttcttgaatttttaagTTGTTTTTGAGTTATCTAAATTGGGTTCTACTTAAAATGTTTATATTTTTAGGGTAAAAGGTTATTTTTCCATGAAATATGGGTTGGTTTTCTTATTACTTAAAATGGGTTTTGATTAAAGCTGCTAACTTTGATCAGCAATTGTTGTTGTTTTCTTGATTTTGTGTTTGTTTTTTATATTATAGTGAAGTGGGATTTTGTTTCTGTGAACTTTTTGCTCTGTTTTTGAGTTATCTGAAAATTGGGTTTTTGTTATTTTCAGAGTTTTAAGCTCAAAGTTCAGTCTTGGAGCCCAGCTATATGAGGAGAGAGTCTTAAAGATTAGAAGGCTATAATTGAGAGATTTGGTGGTTTATGATTGGTGAAATTATATAAGCATTTTCACCTTTCCTTAATCCGCCATTTACTCTTGTAtgtgcattgtttttaacttttgagcaaacatTACTTGGGTCAATTCAAAGAACTTTGAAGAGAAGAAGTGTTATTGAGTTTGTTATTAGTATATTGTTAAGTAGTTGACCAATTGAAGGTTGAATGGTACAGTGGCCTCAATCATCGGCAGGACGGTGAAACTTGTTGGCATTATTCTGTTGCCTTAAGAGGAACTTAAGGTACAAAAACTATTCCTTTAATACAACACACCAAAAGGTTCTTGATCTTTTGTTTGATTCATTTATGCATTATTTAGTGTGTGAACAAAGAAGCTTCTAGTTTGAAACAAAACTAGTTGTCACTCTGGTTTTTGTATAGTGTTTGGTGATTGGTACCTTGTATGGAGACACGGTATGCTAATTTTTTAATACCACATCTTAAGTGGAATTAGCATACCTAGGATTCATTTTAAGTTTTTTAATTATATAGTGAGTGAAACTCCGTCCTAAAACTCGGGTATTGGCCTGAGGTATTTAAAGAGTAAGTGGTGAGAGGATAATTGGGAGTTTGATGTGGAATTCTGATATTGAAAACAATGCAAGAAATGCAGAGTTTAAATGAAGTAGAAGAAGTTTTCTTTGATTCTGTTGAGTCACTGTTGTTAGAAGAACCTGCTTTTGTAGAAAAGAAGTCGGGGTATGATTTATGGTTGGAGGAGCCAGAAAGTGTGAAGACACGACGAGAGAATTTTTTGCACGAAATGGGATTTGTTGAATTTGACTGCCTGCCTAGTGTAGTCTCTGATGAATCAGATTCAATGGGACTGAATAGGATTACAGAAAGCAGTGGTGCAGTCTGTAGTTCTGCTTCAGAGGAAGATTTTATGTGTAATGTAAGGGAATCCAGTGGTAGTGCAAATTCGTCTGCCGATGAATTAGATCAGATTTGGTTTGATGATGTTGCTGAAGTTTCAAGTAGTGGTTGCACTGTTCATTCTCCTGATGGAGAACATACTTGTTTTGATGCCACTTCCGACCCCACTCACGGTAAGGATAGCAAGTCGAAAAACCAGAAAATGAAGAAGTGGTGGAAACAATTTAGCCAAAAGATGAGGAAAAGTCAATCAACTGAGGTATCTAAGGTATTCACTGAAAAGCAGAAGGTAACTCCAATGGAAGTGCATCTGAACAGGAAAAAAATTAAGGAGTTCAGTGCTGTTTACTGTGGACAAGAAATTAGTGCTCACAGTGGCCTAATTTGGACAATGAAGTTTAGTCCAGATGGGAAATATTTGGCAAGTGGTGGTGAAGATGGGGTTGTTCGAATTTGGCTGGTCACTTTCAATTCATCATGTGAATCACCTGAGTTCAATTTCAGCTGTCACCTCATCAAAGGGAAGCATGGACATAAAAAGAACAAGTCTTGTTACACCCCTGTTATTGTTCCTGAGAAGGTATTCAAGATTGACGAGTCACCGCTGCATGAGTTTCATGGCCATACTGCTGGCATATTGGACCTTGCTTGGTCCTCTTCTAACGTGAGTCATCTTTTAACTGCTTTTTGCATCACTTATTTACTTGCCATGAAACTGAATGGAATACTGAAATGCAGTGTCTTCTATCATCATCCATGGATGAAACTGTTCGTCTATGGGAAGTTGGTTCGGATGGATGTCATGGAGTTTTTCCCCACAACAACTATGGTAAATATCCGAAGCTTTAATTCGAATGGGTTTAAGCTTTTATTTTG
This sequence is a window from Nicotiana tomentosiformis chromosome 5, ASM39032v3, whole genome shotgun sequence. Protein-coding genes within it:
- the LOC104093641 gene encoding uncharacterized WD repeat-containing protein C3H5.08c, which translates into the protein MQEMQSLNEVEEVFFDSVESLLLEEPAFVEKKSGYDLWLEEPESVKTRRENFLHEMGFVEFDCLPSVVSDESDSMGLNRITESSGAVCSSASEEDFMCNVRESSGSANSSADELDQIWFDDVAEVSSSGCTVHSPDGEHTCFDATSDPTHGKDSKSKNQKMKKWWKQFSQKMRKSQSTEVSKVFTEKQKVTPMEVHLNRKKIKEFSAVYCGQEISAHSGLIWTMKFSPDGKYLASGGEDGVVRIWLVTFNSSCESPEFNFSCHLIKGKHGHKKNKSCYTPVIVPEKVFKIDESPLHEFHGHTAGILDLAWSSSNCLLSSSMDETVRLWEVGSDGCHGVFPHNNYVTCIQFNPVNENIFISGSIDGKVRIWGVPEKRVVEWADVHDLVTAVAYQPNGKGFIVGCISGTCRFYEVNDETLLSLNTQIHLHSKKKSSGSRITGIQFFENDSQRVMITSEDSKIHILDRVEVVQKYKGLSKSGSHTSATFTSTGKHIVSVGEDSHVYLWDYNDISIQASKQRKSIRSCEHFHSKGVSVAIPWAGQATTADDSENFGSSNVDPLIGEPQEDFSKTRDSSRFSIGNWFTMDVSSRGSVTWPEEMLLPSAENYEHHSTYHDDPLYQHNKNVNYRALSPAWGLVVVTAGWDGKIRTFHNYGLPVRV